The genomic stretch GCATCCCCTGCGCCCATCCGGTTCTCCCACTCGAAAGGAGTGCTCCTCTTGAAAAAGATTCTCGCCCTGCTTTTCCTCTCGATCACGACGGCGCAGGCGGCCGACCCGGTGTTCATGAATGTCGCCACCGGCAGCCCCACCGGCACGTACAGCGCCATGTTCAAGAACATCGGTAAGGTCTGCACGCAGAGCGCCTATCTCAAGGAACGCGGCACCAGCGGCAGCCTGGAGAACATCGACCTGCTGCTGAGCAACGAAGTGTCGCTGGCCTTCGTACAGAGTGACGTCCTGAAAGCCAAGGAGCAGATCGATCAGGACGCCCGCGTGAAGAACATCAAGGCCCTGTTGCCGCTGCACAACGAGGAAGTTCACCTGTTCGCCAGGCCGCCCATCCAGAAAAAAAGCATTCTGGGCAAAGTCACGACCATCGGCGTAGCCCAGTTCAAGGACCTGAACAAAAAGCGCGTGGCCGCTTGGGGCGGCAGCCTGATCACCGCCAGGGTGCTGAGCGCCAAGATGAAAGTGCCCTTCACGGTGGTCAGCGTCAAAGACCGTGACGCGGCCTTCGCGGCCCTGCAAGCCGGCCAGGTGGACGCGGTGCTGGCGGTGGTGGGCCAGCCCGCCGCGTGGGTCAAGGATCTGAGCGGCGCGAACATCAACCTGGTGCCCATTCCCTTCACGCCGGACGTACAGGGCGTGTATGCCCCCGCCAAACTGATGTACGCCAACCTGAGCGCGGGCAGTGTGTCCACCGTGGCCGTGCAGAGTGTTCTGGCGACCCGCGACTTCAAAACCCCCGAACGCAAGAAACTCCTGCTGGATTACCAGAAGTGCGCCCTGAGCAAACTCGTGAACCTGCAGGAAAACGAGGGCATGCACCCCAAATGGCAGGAGGTCAGTTTCAGCACGTGGCCCTGGCCGCAGTACAAGTGATACCTATTGCGGTTATATCGCTGGTGTTGAGCGATATAACCCGAATGGAGTGAGAGTCAAAAAATACGCGCTGCGGGAGATGAAATAGGATTGGGGTGTTTTTCCGAGAGTTCTATGGAATCGGACGCAGTGCATATGACCCGTAAATAGGACGTTGACGGGAAGGCGGAGGCTTTACGGCCCCCGCCTCTCTTTGCTTTTATCGTCCGACTTTACTCGCCGCCTTCGGCCCGGGCAGCGTCGCTGGTGCCCGTTGCCGGCGTCTCGCTGATGACCAGACCGGGCGGGCGGCCACCCGGGAAACCGGGGCCGAGCAGATCGATGGGCTGGCGATCCGGCACGATGTCGCCTTTCAGGCCCTGCTGGGCCAGCACCGGAATGAAGGCGTCCATCACGCCGACTTCACCGTGAACCAGCCACACGTGCGGGCTCTTGCCGGCCCCGGCGGTGCTCAGGAAGGCCAGCAGGTCGTCCTGGTCGGCGTGTGCCGAGAACCCACCGATGGTGTGCACCTGGGCACGCACGGCGATGTCCTCACCCATGATGCGCACGGTGTCAGCCCCTGTCACGATCTTGCCGCCCAGGCTGCTGGGGGACTGGTAGCTCACGATGATCAGGCTGGTGCTGGGTTTCCAGAGGTGGTGCTTGAGGTGATGCTGAATGCGCCCGCCAGTCATCATGCCGTTCCCCGCCATGATGATGGCCGGGCCGTCGTACCTGTTCAGGCGCTGCGACTCGGCGCTGGTGGGCACCACGTGCAGGGTGCTGGGCCGGAAAGGGTCTTCGCCGTTTTGCAATGCCTCGCGCACGGGTGGAATCAGTTCGTCGCCGAACTCGAAGTACTCGTTGGTGGCGCGGGTCGCCATCGGCGAATCCAGAAACACCGGAATGCGCGGCACCTCGCCGACGTCCATCAGTTGCTTGAGGGTGTGCAAGATCACCTGGGCGCGTTCGATGGCAAAACTGGGAATCAGGATTTTTCCATTGTTCCGCACACTTTCGCGCAGAGCGTCGCGGAACTCGGTCAGGGTCTCGTCCCAGCGGCGGTGGGTGCGGTTGGCGTAGGTCGTTTCGATGACCACAGCGTCCACTTCGGGTGGCGGCGTGAAATCCATTTGCAGGCCGCTCTCACGGTTGCCCAGGTCGCCGGACATCAGCAGGCGGCCCTCCGGCGACTCGATCACCAGGTAGGCGCTTCCCAGGATGTGCCCGGCCCGCTGAGGCGTGACCTTGATGCCGGCTATATTCTCGGTCTGGCCAAATTCCAGGTGGGGGCGCAGCAGGGCCAGGGTGCGGTGAACGTCCGCTTCCTCGTACAGGGGCGGCAGGGTTTCCTCGTCCGGGCGGCCTTGCCGGCGGGCGTGGCGCAGATCCTGGCGGTAGCCGTCCACCTGAAGCCGCGCCGAATCGATCAGGACTGTCTCGGCCAGGGCGGCGGTGGGGGCGGTGCAATGAATGGCCCCCCGGTAGCCGCGCTTGACCAGCAGCGGCAGGCGGCCCACGTGATCGAGGTGCGCGTGCGTGAGGATCACGGCGTCCAGTTCCGCCGGGTCGAAGGGGAACGGCTCGTGGTTGCGTTTCTCCATTTCGTCGCCGCCCTGGAACATGCCGCAGTCCACCAGAATTCGCTTGTTTCCCAGGGTCAGGAGGTGCATGCTGCCCGTGACGGTCAGGGCCGCGCCGAAACTCTGCATTTGCATGAGGGAAGTCTAGCGCCCACACCCTAACGTGACCTGTCCCACACTGTTCTCCAATCTTGATGATCCTTTGAGACATGCTGAGCGGGGCGCGGTGTACTTTGAAGGCATGACGATCCCCCGTACCGCTTTCAACCGCATCCTCGTCGGCGTGGACTTCTCCGGCGGCAACCAGCAGGTGCTGGACGTGGTGCGCCAGCGTTTTCCCGGCGCGACCCTGCGCCTGGCGCACGTCACCGATGCCCGCGTGACCGCCACACCTGACCTGCTGGGTGGCGTGACCCCGGCCATCCCGGACGCCGAACTGCTGCACACGCTGGAAACCGCCGACGGACAACGCCTGAACACCCTGGCCCTGGAAGGCGAGGAAACCGAGTTGCTGGTGGGCGACCCGGTGACCGGCATTCTGGACGCCGCGCGCAACTGGAACGCCGAGCTGATCGTGGTGGGCACGCACTCGCGCGGCGCCCTGGAACGCTTTTTCCTGGGCAGCACCGCCGCCAAGGTCGTGGAGCGCAGCCCCATTCCGGTCCTCACCATCCGCACGCCCGTTGGCCAGCGGTAACCCACCCGCGCAGTCGGAGAGGGGCGCAGGCCAAAGCGCAGTCCGTGCGCCAGCTAGCACAAAAACGAGGAGCTCAAGAAGGAGCAGCGCGCTGGCCCGTTCCCCTGTCCGTAAACTCCCAGTATGTTCGACACTGTTTACGGCACCGTGCAGCCCCTCGACTGGCTGTGCCTTGCCCCGCACCCGGACGACGCCGAAATTGGCGCGGGCGGGACGCTGATTCGCCTGGCCCGGGCCGGAAAGGGCGTGGGCATCCTGGAACTGTCACGCGGGGAAATGGGCACGCAGGGCACCCCACAGGCACGCCAGGCAGAATGCATCGAGGCCGCGAGAATCATGGGCCTGAGCTGGCGCGGACAACTGGGCCTGCCGGACGGCGGGCTGGCTGACCTGCCCGGCGAAGCGCAGGCCCTCGCCAGCGCGCTCAGAGCGGTCAGACCGCGCGTGCTGGTTGTGCCGCACCACCTCGACCGCCACCCGGATCACTTCGGCACGTATCAGCTTGCCAAACGCGCCATTCACCTCGCCGCGCTGAAAAAAGCCGGGGTGCCGGGCGACCCGCACCGCGTCGAGCGCGTCCTGCTGTACCAGGGCAACGCCGACATTCGCGCCAGCATCCTCGTCGATGTCGGCGAAGTCATGGCCACCTGGGAAGCCGCCATCCGCGCCCACACCAGCCAGTTCTCCGGCGGGTACGTGTCCGAAACCGTTACCCCCGAGATCATCGAACGCCGCAAAGGCCGCCTCACCTACTGGGGCACCCTGCTGCGCGTCAAGTATGCCGAAGCCTTCGAAACCGAAGACCCCATGCTGATCGACCCGGCCAGCTTGTAAGGGAAAGCGGTGGGTGGTAGGAAAAAGCTGTTCGCCTGTAGAAAACCATAGAAAAAGATGGGCAGGCCAGGCTTTTCCCGACTTCTGAAGCCAACGACGGCTCGCCGCGTCGGGCCACCGGCACCTTTACCCCCTGCGCTTTACCCTCTACCCTGACCGTTGTGAAGTTGTGCGTCTTGCCCCTCCTTGTGCTGTTGTGTGCCTGCGGGCCGCAGAAGCCGAGGGAAATTGATGATTTGCGTGTCTTTGCCTACCTGGGTGGCGACGTCCGCAGTGGTTCCATTGGCTACCAGGAGAGTCCCCCGTCGGGCGGGCCTTACAACGCCCTGTGGCAGACCTGCGGAACGTACACCGCGCCTATTTACGACGAGTACGCGGTTCACTCGCTGGCTCGCGGGGCCATCTGGGTCACGTACCGGCCCGGGCTGGCGGCGACGGAACGCGAGAAGCTCAGGGCCGTGTTGGTCACCCCCATCAAGGTGAAACAGGGCGAGCAGGAGCGCGAGATCAAAGCGAAAACCCTCGTGTCTCCGCGTGAAAACCTGCCCGCACCCATCGTCATGACTGCGTGGAACGCCCAGATCACCGCGCAAACGGCGGACGACGAGCGTCTGAAGTTATTCGTGGAGCGCTTCGGCGCAGGTGACAGGGTTCCCGAGGCCGGGGCCGGTTGCGCGGGCGGCTTTACCGGCACGCGCTGAGCGGCCCACCGTTCAGAAGATTTTCAAGCGGTAGAAGAGCCAGCCGATGATGCTGGCAATGGCAATGGCGACGCCCACGACCAGCCAGAACCCCAGGGGGCTGTCGTGGAAGGGCAGGCCCTCGACATTCATACCGAAAAATCCGCTCACCAGCGTGGGAATGGCCACCAGAATGGTCGTCACGGTCAGCACCTTCACCACCTGGTTGACGTTGTTAGAAATGACGCTGGCGAACGCGCCGGCCATGCTGGTCAGGATGTTGCTGGCAATGGTCGCCATTTCGATGGCCTGCAGGTTCTCGATCAGCACATCGTCGAGCAGGTCGCTGTCTTCCTCATACATCTCGAAGATGCGGTCACGTTTGACGCGTTCCATCATGGATTCGTTGGCTTTCAGGCCGGTC from Deinococcus fonticola encodes the following:
- a CDS encoding TAXI family TRAP transporter solute-binding subunit, translated to MKKILALLFLSITTAQAADPVFMNVATGSPTGTYSAMFKNIGKVCTQSAYLKERGTSGSLENIDLLLSNEVSLAFVQSDVLKAKEQIDQDARVKNIKALLPLHNEEVHLFARPPIQKKSILGKVTTIGVAQFKDLNKKRVAAWGGSLITARVLSAKMKVPFTVVSVKDRDAAFAALQAGQVDAVLAVVGQPAAWVKDLSGANINLVPIPFTPDVQGVYAPAKLMYANLSAGSVSTVAVQSVLATRDFKTPERKKLLLDYQKCALSKLVNLQENEGMHPKWQEVSFSTWPWPQYK
- a CDS encoding MBL fold metallo-hydrolase; amino-acid sequence: MQMQSFGAALTVTGSMHLLTLGNKRILVDCGMFQGGDEMEKRNHEPFPFDPAELDAVILTHAHLDHVGRLPLLVKRGYRGAIHCTAPTAALAETVLIDSARLQVDGYRQDLRHARRQGRPDEETLPPLYEEADVHRTLALLRPHLEFGQTENIAGIKVTPQRAGHILGSAYLVIESPEGRLLMSGDLGNRESGLQMDFTPPPEVDAVVIETTYANRTHRRWDETLTEFRDALRESVRNNGKILIPSFAIERAQVILHTLKQLMDVGEVPRIPVFLDSPMATRATNEYFEFGDELIPPVREALQNGEDPFRPSTLHVVPTSAESQRLNRYDGPAIIMAGNGMMTGGRIQHHLKHHLWKPSTSLIIVSYQSPSSLGGKIVTGADTVRIMGEDIAVRAQVHTIGGFSAHADQDDLLAFLSTAGAGKSPHVWLVHGEVGVMDAFIPVLAQQGLKGDIVPDRQPIDLLGPGFPGGRPPGLVISETPATGTSDAARAEGGE
- a CDS encoding universal stress protein yields the protein MTIPRTAFNRILVGVDFSGGNQQVLDVVRQRFPGATLRLAHVTDARVTATPDLLGGVTPAIPDAELLHTLETADGQRLNTLALEGEETELLVGDPVTGILDAARNWNAELIVVGTHSRGALERFFLGSTAAKVVERSPIPVLTIRTPVGQR
- the bshB1 gene encoding bacillithiol biosynthesis deacetylase BshB1: MFDTVYGTVQPLDWLCLAPHPDDAEIGAGGTLIRLARAGKGVGILELSRGEMGTQGTPQARQAECIEAARIMGLSWRGQLGLPDGGLADLPGEAQALASALRAVRPRVLVVPHHLDRHPDHFGTYQLAKRAIHLAALKKAGVPGDPHRVERVLLYQGNADIRASILVDVGEVMATWEAAIRAHTSQFSGGYVSETVTPEIIERRKGRLTYWGTLLRVKYAEAFETEDPMLIDPASL
- a CDS encoding DUF3105 domain-containing protein produces the protein MRVFAYLGGDVRSGSIGYQESPPSGGPYNALWQTCGTYTAPIYDEYAVHSLARGAIWVTYRPGLAATEREKLRAVLVTPIKVKQGEQEREIKAKTLVSPRENLPAPIVMTAWNAQITAQTADDERLKLFVERFGAGDRVPEAGAGCAGGFTGTR